One genomic region from Magallana gigas chromosome 3, xbMagGiga1.1, whole genome shotgun sequence encodes:
- the LOC105332048 gene encoding ARF GTPase-activating protein GIT2 isoform X5, whose translation MSRTKVRAASEVCADCTAPDPTWASINRGVLICDECCSVHRSLGRHISQVKSLTKGQWSPTLLAMVQHLANHGANSIWEHSLLDPSQSKHGKKKPSPRDQVHPVKTEFIRSKYQFLQFVNKQKDGELNSIDDLSKQLHSSVRTNNLETCLRLLSKGADPNYFHPEKGNCPLHVAAQSGQPLQVELLVVYGADPGAYDSNGKTPIDHAKAEDHMDLADRLVECQYELTDRLAFYLCQRKPDHRTGIHFKIPEMADSSLDMSELAKQAKKKLQALPNHLFEELAMDVYDEVDRRENDEHWLQTHDNKALVSDRQGVPFLPLNPDFSATRNQGRQKLARFNAREFATLIIDILNDAKRRQTGVMSPVQTPKEPDKLPSQVVQRKTNFNSIASDEEPIYDQVASDEDYSSIDNLSIKSAGMKDSSLAQPPAVPRKSTRRQNSAGNLRSEGDLKQENVYPVKQGSPCIPRKSQRIRSYGNLRSYGDLIRSHRRVSLVPHPPTVPEAMVEGPVSTEEFLQMKKKLSTMEFRMQQILKTNQDLQKERDDLTQLVQTLTKEISILRKQAQHQQSPPTTLPNGYSPDRGDDSGRTGTPRSGTRPSSGTRPSSGTRPQSMFEPREREQRLSNKTPSKDSLPTAYSVSNIHKSEETDSNRVQSSSSGSGAEEIQCAYPPDLSHYDCPSSLPVHLDEELPSQEEVMRKTEKITKNIQELHKSGQDGKHDRTPESAQFAMH comes from the exons TCTGAGGTGTGCGCCGACTGTACTGCCCCAG atCCCACATGGGCCTCCATCAACCGGGGTGTCCTAATCTGTGATGAGTGCTGCAGTGTCCATCGAAGTCTGGGTCGCCACATTTCTCAGGTCAAATCACTGACCAAGGGACAATGGAGTCCCACACTGTTAGCT ATGGTGCAGCATTTAGCTAACCATGGAGCCAACAGTATTTGGGAGCATTCTCTGCTAGACCCCTCACAGAGCAAGCATGGCAAGAAAAAACCCAGTCCCAGAGATCAAGTCCA TCCAGTAAAAACAGAATTCATCAGATCAAAGTACCAGTTCTTACAGTTTGTTAACAAGCAGAAAGATGGTGAACTCAATTCCATTGATGATTTGAGCAAG CAATTACACTCAAGTGTTAGAACCAACAATTTAGAGACATGCTTACGCCTTCTGTCTAAAGGAGCGGATCCAAATTACTTTCACCCT gagaaAGGAAATTGTCCTTTGCATGTAGCAGCCCAGAGTGGTCAACCATTACAAGTGGAACTGTTGGTAGTGTATGGTGCTGACCCAGGGGCATACGACTCCAATGGGAAAACACCCATCGACCATGCAAA AGCTGAAGATCATATGGATTTGGCGGACAGACTTGTTGAGTGTCAGTACGAGCTGACAGATAGACTGGCATTTTATCTTTGTCAACGAAAACCTG ATCATAGGACAggcattcatttcaaaatacCGGAGATGGCAGATAG TTCTCTAGACATGTCAGAGCTAGCTAAGCAGGCAAAGAAAAAGCTGCAAGCA CTTCCAAATCACTTATTTGAAGAGCTTGCCATGGATGTGTATGATGAGGTTGACAGAAGAGAAAATGATGAGC ATTGGTTACAAACTCATGACAACAAGGCTTTAGTCAGTGATCGGCAGGGGGTGCCTTTTCTTCCCCTCAACCCAGATTTTTCAGCCACACGCAATCAG GGCCGTCAGAAGCTTGCCAGATTCAATGCAAGGGAGTTTGCCACATTAATTATAGACATTTTAAATGACGCAAAAAGAAGACAAACAGGAGTGATGTCCCCTGTTCAGACTCCCAAAGAACCAG ACAAATTGCCCAGTCAAGTTGTTCAAAGGAAAACAAACTTCAACAGCATTGCGAGTGATGAGGAGCCGATCTATGACCAGGTGGCATCAGACGAGGACTACAGCAGCATTGACAACCTCAGCATCAAAAGTGCTGGCATGAAAGACAGCTCTCTTGCCCAGCCCCCAGCA GTTCCAAGGAAAAGCACAAGGAGACAAAATTCAGCAGGCAATCTCAGGTCGGAAGGTGATCTGAAACAGGAAAATGTTTACCCTGTCAAACAAGGGTCGCCATGT ATACCTAGAAAGAGTCAGAGGATTAGGTCCTATGGAAATCTAAGGTCATATGGTGACCTTATAAGGTCACATAGAAGGGTTAGCCTAGTACCACAT CCCCCCACTGTTCCGGAAGCCATGGTAGAGGGACCAGTCTCCACAGAAGAATTCCTACAGATGAAGAAGAAGCTGTCCACAATGGAGTTCAGAATGCAACAAATTCTGAAGACAAATCAGGACCTACAGAAGGAGAGGGATGACCTCACACAACTG GTGCAAACTCTTACAAAAGAGATTTCAATACTAAGAAAACAAGCCCAGCACCAGCAGAGTCCTCCAACCACACTACCCAATGGGTACAGCCCTGACCGTGGGGATGACAGTGGACGGACAGGTACCCCCAGGTCAGGGACACGCCCATCATCAGGGACACGCCCCTCTTCTGGGACACGCCCACAATCGATGTTTGAGCCTCGAGAACGGGAGCAGCGTTTATCTAACAAA ACTCCATCCAAAGATTCACTGCCCACAGCTTACTCTGTGTCCAATATCCACAAATCAGAAGAAACTGAT TCAAACCGTGTGCAATCTTCAAGTTCAGGATCGGGGGCGGAGGAGATACAGTGTGCCTACCCCCCTGATCTCTCCCACTACGACTGTCCTAGCTCACTGCCTGTCCACCTGGACGAGGAACTCCCCAGTCAGGAGGAGGTGATGAGGAAGACGGAGAAGATCACAAAGAACATCCAGGAACTCCACAAATCTGGTCAGGACGGGAAGCACGATAG aacTCCAGAATCAGCACAGTTCGCCATGCATTAA